Part of the Sulfobacillus acidophilus DSM 10332 genome, GACGTCCTCCCGGCAGTCCGGTGAATGGCGTCGACCGCTTTGGTCAAAGCCTCGCGGGCTCCGTTGGTCGTCAGCATCGGCCCCGAAATCGCCTTATCCCCGGGCTCTGTGAGGTTTTTCAGGCGAAACGTCAACGGGTCCATTTCCAGCCGTTCGGCAATCATATCGGCTTGGCTTTCGGCGGCAAAAGTAAACTGCGGACTGCCAAAGCCCCGAAACGCCCCACCAATCGGGGTGTTGGTATACACCACGTACCCGTCATATTGATAGTGCGGAATCCGGTAGACGGCACCACCGAGCATCGATTGCGTCAACGATACGCCGGGCCCGTAACTGGTGTAGGCGCCGTTGTCCAAAATCACCGTGGCTTGGCGGGCCGTAATGGTCCCGTCCTTCTTGACCCCGGTTTTCAGGTAGATAATCTCCTTATGACGCGTACGGCTGCCGATGAACTCTTCGTCCCGGTCGTGGGCCATCTTCACCGGTCGCCCCGTCAGTCGCGATAGCCAGAGCGCGCATACGTGAATGGCATGGACTTCACTTTTGCTGCCAAATCCGCCGCCTAAGTAGGGGGCGACAATCCGGATCTTGCTGGCGGGTACGTCGAAGATATGGGACAAATGATATCGCATGAAAAAGGTCGATTGGGTCGAATCGTATAACGTAATTTTCCCCGACGCGTCCCAATGGCCGATACAGACATGAGGTTCCATGCAGGCATGCGCCTGTTTGGTCGTTTCGAACCGGTCCTCGAAAATATAGTCGGCCTCGGCAAAGCCCTGGGCCACATCCCCGCCGACCACACGATTATGCGCAGCGATATTCCGTTCAACCTCGTGAATGAGCGGAGCGTCTTCTTTCATGGCGTCCTCGGGATCGATCACAAACGGCAATTCCTCATATTGCACCTCGATCAATTGAATCGCCCGTTCCGCCGTGGCCTCATCGACCGCCGCCACCGCCGCCACGGCATCTCCGACGTATCGAACCTTGTCCCTGGCCAGCCCGGTTTCGTCCGCGATAAACGCTCCGAACGGCTTAATGGCCAAATCGTGGCCGGTAATTACGGCGAACACCCCAGGCAACCGACGCGCCGCTTCCGTGTCGATGGCCACAATCCGGGCGTGAGGCAAGGGACTGCGCAAGATTTTGCCATAGAGCATGCCGGGCAGGGTCATATCGACCACGTACTGCGCCTTGCCGGTCACTTTCACCCGCCCGTCGACCCGCAATTTGCTGTGCCCGGCGACCCGCTTTCCCGACAGCGCCACCCGGCCCCGTTCCAACGACCTCTTCGGAGCGGACACACCGGCAACCGCGGCAATCGCGTCGACGATTTTGACATACCCGGTACACCGGCATAAATTGCCCTTGATCGCTTCTTTGATATCGTCTAGAGTCGGCTGGGGATTTTCGTCCAATAAGGCCCGCGCGGACATAACCATCCCGGGGGTGCACATGCCGCATTGGGCCGCCCCATGCTCCAAAAAGGCCTGTTGTATGGGATCCAACCGACCCGCCTGTTCCAGTCCCTCGATGGTGCGAATGGCCCGACCTTCGGCCTCGACCGCCAAAATCAGGCAGCTTTTGACCGCCTGGCCGTCCAATTGAACGGTACAGGACCCGCAGTACCCGTCATTACAACTTTTCTTGGTGCCCCGTAGCCCCAAGTCCTCCCGAAGCACGTCTTGCAGCGTTCGGGCCGGATCCCTTAAGAGGACCGGCAGCGACATTCCATTCACGTTCAACACCACTTCCACCGCCATCATTGACCCTCCCATCACCCTGTTGGGCGTTATAACCAACCGCTGACGCGCCCGAGAAGCCGTAACGGTTTATCGATTTCCTCAAGGCTCCGTACGGTGCAAAAGCGTTCGGAACCGACCCACCGAAGAGCCCAAAGGCCGTAAAGGTCTAAGCGTTGCCCGCCCGCGCCGCGCGTGTTCATAAATGTCATCGCCCCGGTCTGCGGAATTTGACAAATGTACAATCCCGGCAACGCTCTGGCCAAGCCGGCCAGCTTATGAAAATCGCGCTCGCCGCGTGTCGGCATGCAATCGCTCATCAAAAGCAGTTCCAGGTCGGACAGCCGGTCGCCGAGTTTTCGGGCGTATCGAAAGGCTGCCGACAAATCGGTACTGCGTCCTTCTTTCAGGTGAAGCAACAAATCCACGACAAAGGGGTAGGCTCGCGGCTCGTCGATATGCTTCAACACCGTCACTTGATGGTCGAACACGTAAACCCCGTAATCTATCGAGTCGTCCAAGGTGTGTTGCGCCAACACCGTCACAATGCTGACGGCTATCGCCAGCTTTTCCCCGGCCATGGATCCCGAATGGTCGATAAAGAGAGCCAGACGTCGCTTAAAGCCCCGTTTTCCGCGCACCCGGATCGCCTCTCCTGGATCCGGCTGGCTTATCACGGCTTGCAACGTGGCCAAGGGATCCAATACCCCGGTTGGATGAAGGTGCCAGGGGACCGAACGGGTTCCACGTTTTTGGCCGCCGCCCGAAACGAACACCCCGCCGTCCATGCGGCCATGATACCGCCGTGCCCAACGTTGGGCCGATTCCCGATCAATCCAGGCCTCATCGCGCCGAGGCGCCGTCATAGCCGTTTCAAGGGTTGTCCCAAATTGAAGACCCGTCTCCCGATCCGAAGGCTTTTGCTCGCTTCGCCCGCGTACCCCTCCCTGTCCCCCCCGCCAGGCCAGATCGATGACGGTCGGCGATTGACGTTGTTCACCCGACACCTCTCCGCCCCGGGCCCAATCCGGCGCGTCTCCGCCCCGATCCTTGACAAGGCCGGCGCCTTGGGACTCGCCGATGGACCGTGCGGCTCCGGATGCTTCCCATTTCTCTCCGGGACCGGGATCCGGCGGACGCTGAAGCCCCGACAAAATCTCCAAAACGATCTCGCGGGCAGTCCGTTCACTAGACGGCTTTACGGCAATGCGACCGATTAACGCGGCGACGGCGGCTTCCTCGACGAACCCGGTTTCCTTCGAAAATCCGGCCAGCAACCCCAAAAAATCGATGGCGCCCCGAATCGATGCCCCATACCGTAGATCCGGATGCACACGGGACTGTCGCACCAGATCGACCGCAAACCCAATCCAGGGGGCGGGCCACTCCGGATGATGCCGACGTACAATCTCCAGTTCTTCCGGCCGGGATTGATAGTCGACCGTAATCACGACAAACCGGTCAAGCACGGCGCGAGACAGCCGCTCGGTTCCCACGTCGTCGAGCGGGTTACTGGACCCGACCACGGAAAAACCCGACACGGCGGTAATGCGCCCGAAGTGGGGGATATCCACATACCCGTCCGATAATGCGGTCAGTAATACGTTCAAAGACGACGCCGGGGCACGATTTAATTCTTCGATATATAAAATGCCCCCCTGTTGCATGGCCTGCGTCAACGGTCCGGGAACAAAATGGTCAGGATGGTAACCCGCTTTAAGCACCATTGACGGGTCGAAGGTGCCTATCAGCCCGTGTGCCGTGAGCTGTTCATCCCCGGTCACCTGGTAAATGCCCGGCTCATGCTCCCTTTGGTAACCCGCTTCGTCTACCAAAGCCCGAAGCAACGTGGTTTTGGATGTCCCCGGCGCTCCGACCATCAAGACGGGCCGACCGGCCCGTAACGCGGCCAACAGCAGCCGAATCTCGGTTTTACGCCCCACTATGCGCTCTTGTAGACGTGTTAACGTCGCTTCCGAAATAGACTCATAGGGTGACATACGTGGCTCCTCATCGCGTAATCGGTTTCGGGGAAGCGAAGCTCCGTGAATCCCCGGTAAACGGTCACCGGATAAAACCTCGGAATGCTATAATGGGAATACTCGGTGTTCGGTCCCGTTAGCCTTCGGGGGAGGGCGTCCCCCGAAGGTTCCAACGGAAGCTCATAAATCTTCAGGTCGGGTTGTCGACGCGATAGGGACGTTCCGCATGGCCATTTGGCTAATCAGAAGATACGTCACGCCGGAAGTGACCATTCCGGTCAATACCGTGGATAATCCCGGAGCCTGAAAATTGACAATCAACGCCACCAGCGACCCAACAGCCCAGGCGATGAACGGTCGGACACGGAAGCTTTCGAGGGTCGTGTCTGCCGTCTTATGATTCATAAACAGGTACTGGTCGAGGATGATGATGCTGCCGATGGGCGGGACCAAGACACCGAGGATATTGAGCCAGTCGATAAAGTAGTTCCATATCCCCAACACCGCCCCGGTGATCCCGACCGCTCCCAAAATCACGGCCATCACCCGCATGTTCATGTTGCGTCCGACAATATGCGACCACCCGACCGACGCATTGTAAAGGCAATGGGAACAGACGGATCCCAAGTTGATAAACAGAAAGGCCACCGCGATGGCGATCCAAATCCCGCCTTGCTGCGCAATGGTGGAAAACACGTTGCCGGGATTTTGGGGCATGGCCGCCACCAAAACGCCCCCGATGATCATGGCGGTCAAATTGGCCAGCGGAAACGCCGCAAACGTTGCGCCGACCGCATGCTTTCGGTTTTGGGCCCATCGCGTGAAATCCGCCGTCATGGTACCGGCGTCCGCGAACAGGGCAATCACGATTGTCAGGGCCAGCCCAAACGATATATGTTGGCCCGGGATGCCCGCGTAATTCCATACCGAGTGAGCGTGGCCGCGAAGCACGATATTCACCGCGTAAAGCCCCAAAATGACGAACAACGGCGCCGATATGGCTCCAATCACCGACAGGGCACGGATCCCAATAATGGTAATCCCCATGTAGAGAATCCCGGCTATGAGAGTCGCCACAAACACGTTGCTCCCAAACGCCTCATGCATGCTGACGCCGGTCAACCCGGTTTGAACCGCGTACCAGCCGACCAGGATGGAAGAAAGGAGCCCCGCCGCCAGCGAATACCCCTTCCGCCCAAAAGTCAACGACGCCAACAACGCGAAATTCAATCCGGTTTGGGCGCCCCGTGCGCTCAGCAAACCAACGTAGGCAAACATGACCAGATTCCCTAGAATCATGGCCAATAAGCCTCGTTGAAACCCGAGACCATGCACCAAGGCGGCACCGGTGATGGCGCCGGTGATAATCATGGGAAACCCCAGCCACACCAACGCCACCGAAATAAAGGATTTTCGATGGGACCGCGGAACGGCCGAATGCTCGAATTCCGCTTCCAGTAAATGGTGTTCTTGTGTCACAGCGCTCATGGTATTCGCCTCCCTTCTGAACTTGACGGCCAATCAACACGATACCCGCATGGAAAAGGCAACCACCCCCTTTACTGGCGTTTGGATTAGCGATGACCGGTATCGGACATCAATGCCTGGACAACGATTTCCGCCGTATGATTCAGGTGTCGAAGCACTTCGTTTTGCGCTCGATCCACATCGCGTTCTTCCAACGCGAGAAGAATTTCTCGATGTTGCCACTGCGCCTCGCCAAAAGAATCCACCGACAACGTATAAAGGCGCATATAGGGATCGATGGCCCCCCAGAGATTCTCAATGAAGTTGAGGAGATGTTCCGAATCGGCATAGGCATAAATGGTCGTGTGAAACCGACGATTCAGCTCGCGCCAGGTGTCAAGGTCGGTACCGTTGTCCATCTGATCAACAATGGCTTTCAATCGCGCGATCGCTTCGCCGTCAATCCGTGCGATGGCCCATTCAATCGCGAGCGATTCCAGACGGCCACGGATTTCGAAAATTTTGTGCACCTCTTCCGCGGAAAGGCTTCGCACGATAATGGCACGCCGTTTAAAGATTAACAATCCGTCGGCATGTAGGCGCTGTAATGCCTCCCGGATCGGGGTCGTGCTCACCCCGTACCGGTCGGCCAACCCGCGAATGGTGATTTTTTCTCCGGGTTCGAGACGTCTTTCTCGAATGTCGCTTTTGATCTGTTGATACACTTTATCTTGCACGGACTCGACTTGGATGATCACGCTAGACCTCCCGACGTACGATCACAAATATGTGATCACAAATGTTAGAAACGGAAACAAAAATGATAGCGCGTACTTGGTTGGATTCTTACCCGTCGTTGGCGTATGGCGTAGGTGAGTTCACCCAACATATAGCATGACCTTACGTAACTAGCAATAACCATTTCGTATCTTTGTAAGCCATTACATCGCACCTTACATTTGTTGGCCGATTTTGTTAAATTCTTCGTCATCAATACAAACTCTGTCCAACGAAAAAATGGGGTCCCGTTCCTCCCCTCCCCCCGGCCAATAAAAAACCCCGGGGCGGTTACCCCGGGATTTGGTTTCGGCGTCACCCGCACCTCAACGGGTGTGGGAGACCGTGTCAGCGGTATAGGTCCGCGAAATTTTGGCCACCACCGTATAGTAGGTGTCCACCAGATTCGCAATAGTGAGCTTAGCCGTCTGACTCACCAGCTGGTATGCATCCCACTTCGCGTACTGAAATTCACTTTGCAGCCACTCGACCATTTCCGCCAAGGCAATTCGTGCGGCGTCCTCTAAAGGACGCGCGCTGCCGATGGTCATGATGTCTTCCGGGGAAACGATGCGTGGCCACATTATCGGACGGTTCTTGATAAGTCCGAACCGGACGGTTACCTTGCCACTGACTTCCAACGCCACCCCGCAGGCTTCACCCTCCCCCTGCGCGACGTGACAATCCCCAGTAGAAAAATAGGCGCCCGGGACATTGACCGGCAAATAGACGGTATTACCCGCACACACGTCCGGAACATCCATGTTGCCTCCATGCATATGGGGGGTCAAGGACGACAAGGCTTCCAAATCCGGAGCCGTCCCGATGGTGCCCATAAAGGGCCGCGGTTTTACGGAGAACCGGTCGTTATATGCCCACGTTCCGTCCGGCTGTCGGCGATAGATCCATACCAGCTCCGGCAAGGGGTCCTGCAATGTGCGGGTCATCATGGTGGAGGTAAGCCCTCCAAAATACGGCACCAAACAACTTACCGCCCAATCCCGCGTCGGCTCGATATCCAAAAGCTCCACCACCAGCGTATCGCCGGGCTCTGCACCTTCGATATAAATGGGGCCGGTTTGCGGATTGAGGTATTTTCCTAATACTTGGCTGGGCAACGTATCCGGCCCGGTAATACGACCTTCGAACGCGTCTTCGGTATAAATCGCCACGATTTCTCCCGGCGACACGCGAGCAATCGGCTCATGATATCGTCCAAACACATAAGGATGGTCGCCCGGTTGAATAATTTCGCGAATAGCCATGGGGAGCACCTCCTATTTTACGGGTCTAGCCGAGGATTTGGCGGGTTCCTCCACCAAAGAGGTCGACACATGCCAAAGGCCGGGTTGACGGCGTGCCCACACCAGATAATATAAAAATCCTCCGCCAAAGATGGCGGCACACGTCTCGAGGTCCCCGGACGTTTGTTGTGAAATGGCTAAAATGACGCCGGCCAACGCAACTAGGGGCGGAACGGGCCAAATCCACATTTTAAACGGGAGCTCGCCCGTTTTGAGTCGGCCCACACGATGGACGATGGCCGAAATTGCCACTAAAGCGTAAAGAATGATGATCATCACGGAGGTGAAGGTAATCGCGGCGACCGCCGACCCGAGCAACGTCAATCCGATCCCCAAGACACCAACAACCAATACCGAGACCCAAGGGGTACGATAGCGGGAATGGATCAACGTCAATGCCCGATTAACCGGCGCCGGCCACGACTGGTCTCGCCCGGTGGAATAAATCACGCGCGAAAATTGCAGCACAATGGCCAACGTCGCGTTAATGACAGCCAAAATCACGCCGAGAATCACGATGGTGGCCCCGGTAGGTCCTATCGCATGTTCCACATAGTATTCGATCGGCAGCGAAGCGCCGTAAAAAGCACGGATGGTCCCGTCCGCCAAAATCACGGCAAAGGCCGGCACTACCTGAAACAATACCCCGAGACTGGCGGCATTCATTACCGATTTTCCGACGTTACGCGCTGATCCGTCAGTTTCTTCACTGAAATTGATGGCGCTGTCATACCCGTTGTAGGAAAACAACGCTACCGAAATCGCGGCCAAAATCACGGCCGCTTTTACAGGACTGACATGAGACGCATTAAAGGACACGGGATGAATCAACAGTGAAAACGGCGTTAACGGATGAACCAGCCCGACTATGGTAACCAACACCATCACCGCCAGCTCCACGCTCAAAAAAATGCCGGTGATATTGGCGTTGGTTTTAACGCGCAACACGGCAAGAATGGTCACCAACGCCATTAAAATGGTTGCCCAGATATTAGCGTTAATACCGGGGACCAGGGTTTGAATGTAGCCTCCGATGCCCAACGCAATCGATGCGGGCAAGAAAATCGCTTGAACCACATAGTCCACCATGGCCAAAAAACCGATAGGTTTTCCCAACACACGGGTGACAATAGCGTAAAGGCCTCCGGCAAACGGATAGCGGGAACCCAATTCCGCCATGCTAAAGGCTACCGACAGCGCAATAATCCCGGCCAGCAAGAATGTCCAGCCTGCCCCCGTTCCCGTCATGGGAAAAATTTGCGCCGCAATCACGAAAAATGACGCCGCCGGCGTAATGTCCGATAACGCGAGACCGACGGTTTGCAAAACGGTCAGGCTTCTGGCCAAGTCTTGGCGATACCCGGCTTTTTTCAGGATCTCTTCGGAACTCACGTCATGATGAGGCATCCCTTATATCCCTCCCGGCAACGATGTTAATAAAGGCAAAACCGAGTCGATCGGAAAACGTTCCAATACGTGCCCGTTTCGGCCATGGGTGGTCGTCGCCTGGACCATGGCGTTATACACCGCTTCTGCACTGGCTTCGACAACCGCGTCGAATAGTTGATCAATGGGAGACCCCAATGTCCAAAATTGCCCGTCGACCAGGTGTTCGGTAGGTAACGGAACCGCTGATTCCCGCGGAACCATGGTGGCGGTGGAAAATGCGATAAAGAGTTCCCCTGATCCATCATTGCCTACCGATCCCGTCCGGACGAGCCCCAGTCCCACCCGTTTTGCCAAGCGCTTTAACTGGTTCGGTAACAAAGGGGCGTCGGTCGCGACGACACCGATACACGACCCCTCTTTTTGATAGGGCGGCATCCCGCCGGTTAGCCATCGCCCTACCGGAAGGCCTTGAACCAAGAGTTGATGCCGGTACCCAAAATTGGTATTGACCAATACCCCCACGACATATTGCCGAGAACCGATGGAAACGACCCGAGAGGCGGTTCCGATCCCCCCTTTATAGCCGAATAATTGGGTTCCGGTTCCGGCCCCGACAGCCCCTTCCAACGGCGTGTCGGTCGACGCATGGGCCAGCGCCTCTTGAAACACCTCAAGCGGTGTAGCCCCCGCCCGATTGTCGTTAAGAAATCCGTCGTCGCATTCCGCAACAACCGGCATGACCACGTCGACATCTCCGGCCGCTGGATCGAGTCTGGTCAAGTAATCGACCACCGCTTCAAATCCGATTCCGATGCTCCGTGAATTGCATAGCACAATCGGAGCACCCAAAAGGCCCCACTCGTCAATCACCGCCCGACCGGTCATAATCCCGTATCCGTTAAGGATCCAGGTTCCTGCATAAACCCGTTGTCGGAAGGGATTGCCGTCGTGAGGCCAGATCGCCGTGACACCCGACCGATGCACCGGGTTGTCGGTCCAATACGTCGCGTGCCCGACCCGCACGCCGGGCACGTCGGTAATGGCATTTTTCGGACCGGGCGGTAGAAAACCCACATCCAAGCCATAATCACGAAACCGCATGATAACACCCCTTTAAAAAAAGGCCGGGTTCCTCGGAAAAGAGCCATAAAATCAGAGGAATATGACGACAAATTCTACACTGAGTATCAGACTCCTTTCGACATTTTGCACAATTGTTTCGGGTTGGATTCGACAAACTGTAAGGACACCCCCACAGAACAGATAAAGGGCTCCATATACGTCCGACCGGCTAAACCGGCCCGGCCGCCGCCGACATCCTATGAAGTCGCCTCATCAGCCCTTCGGCAAATTGTTGGGTGTCCGCCATGATGTTTTTCATGACCTCGCGGGGCTTTTGCCCGTGATGACTGTCTATCCGATTCCACCAGATGCGCCGTAATTCGGTTCCCACATTGACTTTTCGGATTCCCGCGTCAACCAGCCGGGAAAGAACCTCGTCAGGAACCCCGCTGCCCCCGTGCAGCACGAAGGGCGTATCCGGCAGGTGTTGGTGGAAGGTTTTAAGCCGTTCGATATCGATGTCTTGCGGCGTCCGATTTTGACCGTGAACGGTGCCGACTGATACCGCCAACATATCGACCGGACACACCGACATAAACCGTTGCGCATCCTCGAGACGCGTTAAGGCCTGCCACTCCGGCGGTTCGCCGGCACGATAGACGTGGCCGATTTCGGCTTCGACCGTCGCATGGACTTGGCGCGCGGTTTGCAATATCGTGAGCGTGTTTCGGACGTTTTCGTCGAAAGGGAGATGTGATCCGTCATACATGACCGACGGAAACCCCATACCGAGTGCCCGTTGCGCCTTTGACACCTCCGCCGCGTGGTCAAGCTGTACACAAATATCGGAAGAACTGTGTTGAGCCAAGTAGGCCAACTGGTCAAAGAAAAGTTCCCATCCCCAGATATCCAAGGTTGCCGTCGTCACTTGCAAAAAGACCGGTAGGTGACAGGCGTCGGCCGCCCGGGCAATCGCCACCCCAACTTCCAACGTATCGATATTGAACGCAGCCACTGCGCTTTCCTGACTTATAGCCCAGGTCATCAGCGCCTGCGCATTAACCAGCGGCATGGTTCCTCCTCCTCATTCACTGAATTCGGGTAACGTGGGCAATCAACCTCAAGACGTCTTCCGGATCAAAATCGGCAATCCCAAAATGACGTACGCTCGCAGACCCGGCGGCTACCGCCAAAATAATCGCATCCTCCCATCCGGAACCGTTCGCCAGCGCATAGACCAGTCCGCCTAAAAAGGCGTCGCCCGCGCCCACACTGTTGACCATCTCCACGTGCGGGGCTTGCCACATCTTGGGGGCCTGGTTTTGGCCATAGAGCGTCACTCCCTGCGCACCCCGGGTCACCAAGACGTACGTGTCTCCGTTTAAGTTCTCGGCCAACAGCGCCAGGGCCTCCTCTTCGTTGGGGGTAACCGCCGTCGGGTTGGCCCGCAGGGCAGCTCGGAGGTTGTCCCCCGCCGTGTCGACGATCACGCCGGCGACTTTGGGGCGCAGAAACTTCACCCAGTTGAAATAAATCTCGGCGGAAAGTCCCGACGGAAGGCTTCCAGACAGCGTAACCCAGTCGTCAGGCGACACCCTCTCAACCAGGCGAACCAAAAGGCGCTCGAGGGCGACGACCGAAACCATTGGACCCTGTTCGCGTATTTCGGTCACGGCGTTCCCGGTACCGGCCAACGCGACACAAATTCGGTTGTCGTCGGGGATGTCGACCGACAGCACGGGAATACCTTGGCGGTTCAATAACGTCTGGATGGCCTGTCCCACTGCACCGCCGTACGGACCTACCGCCGTCACCGTTCCACCGAGGGTACGAATCGCGCGGGCAACGTTGTTCCCCTTTCCCCCTGCCCGGTGAACCGCCCGAGTCACGTACGATATGGGTTTTTCGACGTCGGGTACATGCCAGGTGATATCTAACGACGGATTAAAAGTGACAGCCCAAATCATCGCCCTAAACTGTCCCATGCGACTTTCAATGCGCCCATGAGGCCTGCGCGTCCGTAGAACGCACTATTCATGACTAGGGGCGGTTTCGGCAAATATCTCCGCCATAGCGCGAGAAAAATAGGGGCAATGCGTTCGAACTGGGCGGAAATCCCTCCGCCTACGGCAACCGCCTCGACGTCTACCGCCAAGAGCGCATAGCCCACATAACGTGCGATGGTCGCCAATGTTCGAATCAAAAACGCGTGAACCGCGGGATCGTGCCATCCTCGGTGAAACGCGTCTAGAACCGACTCGTATCCGGGAAATTCGCGTTGAATTTTCATATTGAGCGCCAAGCCGCCCACCCGTTCCT contains:
- a CDS encoding permease for cytosine/purines uracil thiamine allantoin (PFAM: Permease for cytosine/purines, uracil, thiamine, allantoin~COGs: COG1457 Purine-cytosine permease and related protein~InterPro IPR001248~KEGG: bra:BRADO5868 hypothetical protein~PFAM: Permease, cytosine/purines, uracil, thiamine, allantoin~SPTR: Putative uncharacterized protein) — translated: MSAVTQEHHLLEAEFEHSAVPRSHRKSFISVALVWLGFPMIITGAITGAALVHGLGFQRGLLAMILGNLVMFAYVGLLSARGAQTGLNFALLASLTFGRKGYSLAAGLLSSILVGWYAVQTGLTGVSMHEAFGSNVFVATLIAGILYMGITIIGIRALSVIGAISAPLFVILGLYAVNIVLRGHAHSVWNYAGIPGQHISFGLALTIVIALFADAGTMTADFTRWAQNRKHAVGATFAAFPLANLTAMIIGGVLVAAMPQNPGNVFSTIAQQGGIWIAIAVAFLFINLGSVCSHCLYNASVGWSHIVGRNMNMRVMAVILGAVGITGAVLGIWNYFIDWLNILGVLVPPIGSIIILDQYLFMNHKTADTTLESFRVRPFIAWAVGSLVALIVNFQAPGLSTVLTGMVTSGVTYLLISQMAMRNVPIASTTRPEDL
- a CDS encoding Xanthine dehydrogenase (PFAM: 2Fe-2S iron-sulfur cluster binding domain; Molybdopterin-binding domain of aldehyde dehydrogenase; Aldehyde oxidase and xanthine dehydrogenase, a/b hammerhead domain; [2Fe-2S] binding domain~TIGRFAM: 4-hydroxybenzoyl-CoA reductase, alpha subunit~COGs: COG1529 Aerobic-type carbon monoxide dehydrogenase large subunit CoxL/CutL homologs~InterPro IPR001041:IPR002888:IPR000674:IPR008274~KEGG: atm:ANT_14810 putative aldehyde oxidoreductase~PFAM: Aldehyde oxidase/xanthine dehydrogenase, molybdopterin binding; [2Fe-2S]-binding; Ferredoxin; Aldehyde oxidase/xanthine dehydrogenase, a/b hammerhead~PRIAM: Xanthine dehydrogenase~SPTR: 4-hydroxybenzoyl-CoA reductase alpha/gamma subunit (HcrC/hcrA)), producing MAVEVVLNVNGMSLPVLLRDPARTLQDVLREDLGLRGTKKSCNDGYCGSCTVQLDGQAVKSCLILAVEAEGRAIRTIEGLEQAGRLDPIQQAFLEHGAAQCGMCTPGMVMSARALLDENPQPTLDDIKEAIKGNLCRCTGYVKIVDAIAAVAGVSAPKRSLERGRVALSGKRVAGHSKLRVDGRVKVTGKAQYVVDMTLPGMLYGKILRSPLPHARIVAIDTEAARRLPGVFAVITGHDLAIKPFGAFIADETGLARDKVRYVGDAVAAVAAVDEATAERAIQLIEVQYEELPFVIDPEDAMKEDAPLIHEVERNIAAHNRVVGGDVAQGFAEADYIFEDRFETTKQAHACMEPHVCIGHWDASGKITLYDSTQSTFFMRYHLSHIFDVPASKIRIVAPYLGGGFGSKSEVHAIHVCALWLSRLTGRPVKMAHDRDEEFIGSRTRHKEIIYLKTGVKKDGTITARQATVILDNGAYTSYGPGVSLTQSMLGGAVYRIPHYQYDGYVVYTNTPIGGAFRGFGSPQFTFAAESQADMIAERLEMDPLTFRLKNLTEPGDKAISGPMLTTNGAREALTKAVDAIHRTAGRTSAPGKLRGIGYAVGTHFTSGKFHPEANADFCGATVKVNEDGSVTVLAGVVEMGTGCSTTLSQIAAEELGVDLEDVTILLSDSDATPPDLGTFGSRATTLGGNAVRQACQAVKATLSREAATQLDCDPNRIVFQDKAVFDASRPERRILLADLVTGMMFRDGGGSHVMASAHFDAPCSLPDPETGVGDFAMSYSFGCHAVEVEVDPDTGKITVVQVVAATDCGNVINPVGAEGQVEGGVMQGIGYALYEDIKFAEGQPLNTRFGTYKIPTVMTVPPITAIWVETDDPRGVYGSKGLAEMGMVPTAPAIANAIYNATGVRITSLPITPEKILQGLPSAQNREVSSL
- a CDS encoding ATPase associated with various cellular activities AAA_5 (PFAM: AAA domain (dynein-related subfamily)~COGs: COG0714 MoxR-like ATPase~InterPro IPR003593:IPR011704~KEGG: sti:Sthe_2858 ATPase associated with various cellular activities AAA_5~PFAM: ATPase associated with various cellular activities, AAA-5~SMART: ATPase, AAA+ type, core~SPTR: ATPase associated with various cellular activities AAA_5); this translates as MSPYESISEATLTRLQERIVGRKTEIRLLLAALRAGRPVLMVGAPGTSKTTLLRALVDEAGYQREHEPGIYQVTGDEQLTAHGLIGTFDPSMVLKAGYHPDHFVPGPLTQAMQQGGILYIEELNRAPASSLNVLLTALSDGYVDIPHFGRITAVSGFSVVGSSNPLDDVGTERLSRAVLDRFVVITVDYQSRPEELEIVRRHHPEWPAPWIGFAVDLVRQSRVHPDLRYGASIRGAIDFLGLLAGFSKETGFVEEAAVAALIGRIAVKPSSERTAREIVLEILSGLQRPPDPGPGEKWEASGAARSIGESQGAGLVKDRGGDAPDWARGGEVSGEQRQSPTVIDLAWRGGQGGVRGRSEQKPSDRETGLQFGTTLETAMTAPRRDEAWIDRESAQRWARRYHGRMDGGVFVSGGGQKRGTRSVPWHLHPTGVLDPLATLQAVISQPDPGEAIRVRGKRGFKRRLALFIDHSGSMAGEKLAIAVSIVTVLAQHTLDDSIDYGVYVFDHQVTVLKHIDEPRAYPFVVDLLLHLKEGRSTDLSAAFRYARKLGDRLSDLELLLMSDCMPTRGERDFHKLAGLARALPGLYICQIPQTGAMTFMNTRGAGGQRLDLYGLWALRWVGSERFCTVRSLEEIDKPLRLLGRVSGWL